The Streptomyces sp. NBC_01268 genome segment GAAGGAGCCGTCGGGGCCGGTGGCGGGGCCTGCTTCGGTGAGGTCTTCCAGGTAGCACTCCCAGCCACCGGGTGAGGAGACCTGCAGGACGCGGGGCGGTATGTCGGTGACACGGCTGAGCGCGTGCGGAACTCCCTTGGGCAGAAGGACGAATGACCCGGCGGGGACGGTGAGGTCTTCGCCGTCGAAGTGCACGCCGAGCTCGCCCTCCAGGACGTAGATCATCTCGTCCGCCCGGTGATGGGTGTGCCGTGGAATGTCGCGGACCAGGGTGACCTCCAGCAGCGACAGGCGGCCTTCGGTGTCCTCGGTGCGCGCCTTGACCTGGAAGGGCGGGGGCAGGGCCACGCGGCCGGGCCTGCGCTCGCCGGGCAGCAGCTTGATGAATCGCTCGTGCGACATGACGGTTCCCGTCTCTCGGTGTCAGGGAGATGTGTGTGCCGGGTGGTGGTTCATCGGTCGGGGTCGGCGGCCTGCAGGACGTCGGCCAGTCGCGTCAGGGCGGCCACGACCTGCTCACGGTCTTCGCCAAGGCCGGCCAGCAGCTCGGCCTCGCGCTCCAGTAGCCGGGGGAAGAGCGTGTCGATGGCCTGCTCGCCCGCCTCGGTGATGACGACCTCCACCGACCTGCGGTCCGCCGCGCTGGGAGTGCGCCGGATGTAGCCGCGCTCCTCCAGGCGGGCCAGGCTCTTGCTCACCGCCACCCGGGAGATCCCCAGATGCGCGGCCAATCGGCGGGCGATGACCGGCCCGGACGCGTGCCGCAAGGGGATGAGCAGATCCAGCTCCGGCGCCGTCACCGGCGCCGCCTCGTGCAGCGGACGCAACGCCCGCTCATGCAGCAGGTGCACCCGCCGGATCAGCGCGATCACCTCCATCGGGGAGGTGTCCATGCCCGGATGCTGCGACATCCACCGCGCCCGCATGTCCTCTACGGAAGGAAGCACACCCAACCAATCGTTAACCAGTGAACAATTGGTTTCACTATAGTCGCCGGGGACGGCGATCGCGGACCGGGGTGCGGCCTCCTCGCCGGGCCCTTGAAACTCGCTTCGCCGCCAGCTTCGCAGGAGCGATGATCTCCTCGAAGGCTCCTCGAAGGCTCGATGAAGGGCAGGTGATCATGGACGGCCGGCGATCAAGACTGATACTCCTGTGCGGCCTTCCCGGTGCTGGGAAGACCACGGTGGCCAGGAAGGTGGAGCGGGAACTCTCCGCTGTGCGCCTGTGTCCGGACGAGTGGCTTGTGGAGCTGGGCTTCGATCTCTTCGACGGTGAGGCTCGGGACCGCGTCGAGCGTCTCCTGTGGCAGCGCGCGGTGGGTCTGCTGGCCTCTGGAGCCGTTGTGATCCTGGAGAACGGGTTCTGGCAGCGTTCGGAACGCGACGAGATGCGGCTCCGGGCACGCGCACTCGGGGCCGAGGTCGAACTGCGTTACCTCGACGTGCCGATGGCGGAACTGGAGCGGCGCATCGCCCTCCGGAACCAGGAGCCGGGCTCGGTCGTGCTGACGGCCGAGCTGCTCAGGGAGTGCCAGAGCCGGTTCGAGGCCCCTACGCAGGCCGAGCTGGACCTGTTCGATCCGCCCCTGTTGTAGACGACGTGTGGAGAACGCCCGTCACGGCCCCTCTTGGAGGGCCGCTACGAGGATGGTGGCCTCGTAGCGGACCGCCGGTGCCGTACCTGGTGGCCACGGCTCGGTGGACACCGGGCCGATAAATTGCCGTGCGCGGTGCGGAGTCCGCCGTTACGGTCGTTCGTATGTGTTCCGTCATCCACAACTGGCAGGCCCTGCGCACCCGGTCGACGCACTGACCGTGGTGTCGGCCGTCGCCGACACCGGGTCCCACGTCCACCGTTCACCTCTGGATGACGAGGATCTTCACCATGCGCGCAGACTCGCGCACCACTTTCGTATGCGTTCACGGCGGCTCTAGTAACGCTCAGGCCTGGGGTCCGTTGCAGAACGAGCTGGCCTTGCTCGGGTACCGGTCGCACGCCGTCGACCTGCCCGGTCACGGCGCCTTCGCGGACACCCCTGCCGCCTACTACCGGCAACCCCAGGACGTCACGGCACTCGCCGCCGCACCCTCCGCGCTGCGCGGTGTCACGTTGAAGGACAACGTGCGCCACGTGGTGGACACCCTGCGGAAGCTCGCCGCGCCCGGGCCGATCGTCCTGGTCGGCAACAGCCTCGGCGGTCTGACGATCAGCGCCGTCGCCAACGCCGCACCGGAGCTGCTCGACCGGGTGGTCTACCTCTCCGCGCTCTGCCTCAGCGATCCGGCCATGCTCACCGAGGCGTGGGACGTGGCCGACGACAACCTGCTGGACGCCGCAGTGGCCCGGATCGCGGTGCCGGATGTACGCGATCCGGGCGTGGTCCGGCTGAACTGGCGGGCCGCCCATGCCGATCCGGACGTGTTCGCGGCGCTGAAGGCGGCCGTCATGGCCGACTCGACCGACCACCAGTTCCGGCTGCTGCTCGACTCCCTGGACCCGGACGAGACGTACGCGGCGATGGAGCCGGGGGCGTTGGTCCAGGCCGACGCGTGGGGGCGGGTGCCGCACACGTACGTCCGGCTCTCCGCCGACCGGAGCCTCCCCCTGGCGGTACAGGACCACATGATCCGCACGGCGGACGCACTGACCCCGCACCACCCCTTCGACGTACACACCCTCGCGACCTCCCACGTCGGCTACTTCAGCCGGCCACGGATCTTCGCGGAGCTGCTGACGAGCCTCTCCTGAAGCGTCCCCCCGCACCCCGGTCGCCCGGGGTGCGGGGGGACGTCCTCTCCAGGGGAGGGGCCCGCCCGGTCGAGGTGGACCTGATCCTTACTCGGCCAGCCCGCGGCTCGCCGCACTGGCGAGGCGGTAGTCGGCGTCCCGCTCGGCGAAGCGGTCAGGCGGCGCGGCAGAGTTCGGCCGGGTCGGTCCGGGACGAGGCGTGGGTCACGGTCGGGTGTACGGGACGGTCGGTGCGGACGGTGGCCGCGGCGTGCGAGCGCTTCCGCGCGAAGACGACGAGGCGCAGCACCGCGAACCGTGCGACACCGGCGAGTGCGGAGGCGGACAGGTAGACGGCCTGCCCGAGCACCGCACCGGGTTCCGCCACCAGCTGGTGGAGGACGAGTATCGCCACGCAGGTCACCACGTACGCTCCCCCCGCGGCTCCGGCGGACTGCACATGCTGACGCCAGGTCGCGCGCCCGCCCGCGCCGAAGGTGAAGCGGGCGTGCATCTCGGTGGCGAGGAGCGTGGAGACCACGGTGATCAGGGCGTTGGCCAGGATCCAGGGAATCCAGAAGGCGAGGAGCGGCACGGCAAAGCTGGAGGCGAGCCCCACCCCGCCGCCGCAGAGCACGAAGCGGGCGAAGGTGCTGAAGGCGCCGGGTCCTGCTTGCCGCCGGCCGCGTGCTGTCTCCATGATCCGCCCCCTTTGGTGACTCATCCCGTGAAACCCGTGAGACCCGTGAATCCCGTGAAAACGCGCACCCCTCGGCCCGTCGAGGCCGCAGAGTGCGCCATGCGTGGTGCCATTATGGCGCATGCGTGGCGCCATCGCGAGCCATTAATGGCGCCGCCTGTGGCGTCATGGGTTCCGTGGGCCGGGGCGTGGCCAGAAAGTTGCAGGTCAGGTGCTGTTGGGTCGCCGGCCTGGCGAGGCGGGACGCGCCGCTGACAGACTGGCCGGCGATCTGCCGAAGGAGCACCCCGTGTCGATGATCCACCGCCTGCGCAGCGCGGTCCGCCGGACGTACCGGCGCGCCGTGGACCTCAGCCACCCGGCGCGCTCGCCACTCGGCAGCGCCGTCGTCAACTGTGTGGTCTACGCGGACGGGGTGCGGCAGGAGGGCGTCCGGTCGGTCGAGGAGGCCGTGCGGCGCGTGCGCCGCAGGGGCGGCGGCGGCTTCGTGTGGATCGGTCTGCACGAGCCGGAGGAGAAGGAGTTCGCGGGGCTTGCCGAGTTGTTCGGGCTGCATCCGCTGGCGGTCGAGGACGCGGTCCACGCCCATCAACGGCCGAAGCTGGAGCAGTACGGCGACGTGCTGTTCGCCGTCTTCAAGACCGTTCGCTACGTGGAGCACGACGAGCTCACCGCCACGAGCGAGGTGGTGGACACCGGCGAGCTGATGGCCTTCACCGGACCCGACTTCGTCATCACCATCCGCCACGGGGGCCACGGCTCCCTCGGCCCGCTCCGCGAGGCCCTGGAGACGGAGCCGGAACAGCTCGCCAAGGGGCCCTCCGCCGTCCTGCACGCGATAGCGGACCATGTCGTCGACGACTACCTCGCCGTCGCCGACGCGGTGCAGGACGACCTGGACGCGATCGAGACCGCGGTCTTCTCCGAGCAGGGCGACCGTGGCGACGCCGGCCGGATCTACCAGCTCAAGCGCGAGCTCCTCGAACTCAAGCGGGCCGTGGCTCCGCTGGGCCGGCCCCTCCAGCGGCTCGCCACGGAGCCGGTCACGATCGTCGCGCCCGAGATCCGCGCGTACTTCCGTGACGTGGCCGACCACCTGGCCCGGGTCGCCGAGCAGGTCGCCTCGTACGACACCCTGCTCGACTCGATCCTCCAGGCCCATCTCGCGCAGGTGACCGTCGCCCAGAACGAGGACATGCGCAAGATCACCGCCTGGGCCGCGATCATCGCGGTCCCGACGATGGTCTGCGGCGTCTACGGCATGAACTTCGACCACATGCCCGAGCTGCGCTGGACCTACGGCTATCCCCTGGTCCTCGGCGTCATGGCCGTCGCCTGCTTCGTCATCCACCGGGGCTTCCGCCGCAACGGCTGGCTCTGACCCCCAGCGCCAGGCGTGTCAGGGACGCGAGACGGCCGTCCTGGGCGCCCGCTCGTCGGTCGGCGCCTCGGGTGTCCAGGTGCAGGGCGGGCAGGGTGACGTCCCTTCGGGGTACCCGGCGCGAGGCTGGCGCGTGGCGCCGGAGCGTGTCGCGCGGGTTCGGGATATGAGTGGTCGCCGGCGGCGGTCGGCGGTGATCGCCACTGTTCGGAAAGGCGGGAGTCCGGTGACCGTCAAACCCATTCCCGAAGGATATCCGCGCGTCACGCCGTACCTCTGCGTCGACGGAGCCGCGGCGGCGATCGACTTCTACGTCTCCGTGTTCGGCGCGAGCGAGCGGATGAGGATGCCGGCGTCCGACGGCAGGATCGGCCACGCCGAGCTGGCGTTCGGCAACTCGGTCGTCATGCTCGCGGACGAGTACCCGGAGATCAACTTCCGCTCGCCGAAGACGGTGGGCGGGACGCCCATCACACTGCACGTGTACGTCGAGGACGTCGACGCGGTCTTCGCCAAGGCCCTCGCCCGTGGCGCGAAGGAGCTGTCGCCGGTCAAGAACGAGTTCTACGGCGACCGCACCGGGCAGTTGGAGGACCCCTTCGGCCACCGCTGGAATCTCGCCACGCACGTGGCGGACGTCCCTCCGGAGGAGAGGGAGAAGCGGGCCAAGGAGGCCCTGCAGTCCATGGAGTCGGCCCCGGACGGCGACTGAAGCGCCCTACTCGATGGGGGCTGCCGGGAGGCGCGGGACGCCGTCGCTCGCATCCTGCGTCTTCGGCGCCGAGTGGCGGCGCCGCCTTCGCAGCCAGACGTACAGCGCCAGGCAGGGCAGCAGCAGTCCGCAGACGCTGAGGGTGAGGAACGCGGTGAAGCTGGTGATGTGGGTGACCAGCCAGTCGAAGTTCTGCCCGAAGAAGCCGACGACGAAGGACAGCGGGAGGAACACGGTCGCGACGATCGTCAGCCGCTCCATCGTGGCGCTCTGCCTGAGGTTGATCTTGTTCTGCTCGACGGAGATCACCGCGATGTTCGCTTCCAGGACGGTGGTCAGAAGGTCCCGTTGGGCGGCGACCTCCTCGTTGACCAGCAACAAGTGGTCGTGCACGTCGCGGAAGTACGGCAGGAGTTCCGTCGGTGATCTGCCGGGCGGCAAGCGTCGGGCCAGCACGGTGAGCAGCGGGTGCACGGCGCGGTAGAAGTCGGTGGCCTCGCGGCGCAGGGAGTAGATCCGCTCGGTCGGGGCGACCGTACCGGAGAACACCGTGGACTCGATCTGCTCGATGTCCCGTTCGAGCTCTGTGACGACGGGCGCGTAGCTGTCGACGACCTGATCCAGGATCGCCCACAGCGTCGAGGCGCTGCCGGTCCGTAGCAGCTCGGGGCGGTGTTCGAGTCTGCTGCGGGCGCCGGTCAGTTCGCTGGCGATGCCCTGGCGGACGGTGATGACGAAGCGCTCGGCGAGGAACACGCTGATCTCGCCGGTGTCGATCTCCTCGCGCTCGTCGTCGTAGCGCGCGGTGCGCAGGATGATCAGCTCCGTGCCGTCCTCGTATTGCTCGGCCTTCGGTCGCAGGTGGAAGGCCTGGGCGTCCTCGACGGCGAGTTCGTGCAGTCCGAAGCAGTCGCGTACCCGGGCCAGTTCCTCGGGGCCTGGTTCGAACATGCCGAGCCAGACGAATCCGCCCTGCCGGCAGCGGGCGGCGGCCTCCTCCAGCGGCATGGGGCCCACGTGCTGTCGGTGCCCGTCCCGGTAGTGTGCGCAGTCGACGATCATGGTCTTCCTCCTGGCGTCCAGCCCACCGCGCCGCCTGTCGTAGCGCGTCGTAGCGCTCGTGTACGCCTCGTAGCCGGAGACGCTCCTCCGATCCCGCGGGACGTGACCTCAGCGGCCGCTCGCGTCGGCCCGCACCGCCCATGGCCTATCGCCTTGGCCTGTATATCCCATTTAATCCAGATTGCTCGCTTATGGGGAAACATGGCGGCATCAGCCGTCGGTCCGTGCTGAAGGCCCTCCCCGTCGCGGGTCTCGCGGCGGTGCCCGGCGGAATCATGGCCATATGGCGTGTGGCCGCGGCGCCGACGCCCTATCCGCAGCCCGCCGTCCCGGCCTCGCGGCCGGTGCCCGGTTCGGTGTCGCCGGTGCTGGAGCAGACGCTCGACGTCCGGTTCACGGACATCTCCGTGCCGGGCCTCGGCCCGATCACCACGCGCACCTACAACGGGGCGATCCCGGGCCCCACCCTGCGCGTGTGCGGCGGGCAGACCCTGCGGCTGACGCACATCAACGGCCTTCCGCCCCACCCGCCGCACACCGGCGGCCACAACACACCGCACCACCCGAACAGCTTCAATCTGCACACGCAGGGGATCCACGTCTCCCCGTCCGGGGACGCCGACAACGGCCTGCGCGAGTTCGCGCCGCGCACCACGGACGAGGCCACCGCCGGCGCGCCGGAGCAGCGGTACGTGACGATCGTCCACGTGCCGGTCGACCATCCCGCCGGCACCTACTGGTACCACCCGCACCTGCACGGAGGCGTCGCGGAGCAGATCGTCGGCGGCATGGCCGGGATGAGCATCGTCGAAGGCGACGTCGACGAGGTCCCCGAGATCAAGGCCGCCGCCGACCTCGTCGTGTGCATCAACGAACTCAAGGTCAAGGACGGCAAGATCCCCGCCTTCACCTCGGGTGGCTAGGTGGCCGGGGTCCTTCCACGTTCGCCGTCAACGGCACCGTCAACCCCACCCTCCGGTTGCGCCCCGGCGAGGTGCAGCGGTGGCGGCTGGTCGCCGCGACCGCCTTCACCGCCCTGCGAGACGAATGGGGGTGGGTCAGTCGCGCAGGCGTCCGAGCAGTGCGCCTTGTCCGGACTGGAGCACGTGAGCGGTCTCCAGCGGGATCCAGAAGCACTCGAACCGCTTCGTCTCACCGTGCCCGTCGTGGTCCTCCTGGCTCGGCCACCGCTCCGGGGTCGATTCGGCCAGCTCCAGGTGGAAGACGTGCCGCTCCTGGATTTCGGCCCGGTACGGGCCCATGTCGTACGCGGTCACGCCGAGCTTGCGCCACGATCTTGAAGTCCGCGAGGCCGGTCTCCTCGCGGGCCTCGCGCAGCGCCGCCGCCTCGGGCGCTTCGCCCTCTCGGATGCTGCCGGCCGGGACCTGGGCGCCGACCTCCTCCCAGGGGAAGTCGACGTGGCGGTGGACCAGCAGTCGGCCGTCGCGCACGATGTAGCACAGCGCCTTGGCCTTGGTGACCTTGTCGGACAGGAGGTTCTCCTCAGGAGTGACCTCGGACGCGGTCAGCGGTAGTCGTTGAGCCAGTCGCCCGGAATCAGGTCACGGACGCGGTCGAGGTCTTCGGGCGTCCGGCCACGAGCCAGGACGGCCATGCCGTCGCTGCGTAGCAGGACGTCCTGGCCCAGGAACCAACGAGTCGCGTGCTCTTCCTCCCCGATGGGATAGGCCGGGAACGGCAGCTGGACACAGGTCTCTTGCAGCAGCTCGATGCTGGCGCCATCAGGGTCGAGGAAGTCGCAGGACTCTCCGTCGGCCTGCACAGACTCGGACAGAACGATCTCCATAAAGCACAGGGAAAGACGCTCCATCCAGCCCTCCCACCGCTCGGCGATCTTGTCGGACAAGTCGAGCCGGATGAACACCGCAGGGTCGTCGTCCCGGAGTCGTTCGAGGAGGATGCCCCAGGATGCGGCTCCCTGGTTCTCGTGCCGGAAGACCAGGGCCTCTTTGGCGTCATCAACATGCAGTTCTGCCGGGCTGAGCAGCTCGTCATGGTTGCTGGTGAGATCCCGGCGGCGCCCGAACAGCAGATACGCCTCGCGCATCGCCGTCGGCAGCTGGACGCCCAGCCTCTCCTCCGCCGCGGCCAGATCGGCCTCCGTCCACCCGTCGCCGCTCTGCAGCGCGTCGGCCCAGTGGGCGGCGAAGCCCTGAATGAAGCTCCATGCACCGCTGCGGCCGTCGACGCCTCGGGCGAGAGATGCAGCAAGATCGAACCCTTGTGTCATGCCAGGACGATATCCGTCCTGCTCATTGCCCCGACAAGCCGACCAGGTGCTCTCGGAAGTCGGTTCTGGCACAGAACTTGGGGAGCGGTCGCGGAGAGTCATCGCAGCGTTCGACGTCCAAGAACGATTGATGCCGAGTTCGTGCAACAGGGACCCTCGCGCAGTTCGTGGAGAATGCCAAGCTGCCCGGCAGTTTGAGCATGCCTCGCTGCGCCGGGTGAGAAGCCCCTTCTGGCAAGCGCAGGCTGCGTAGTTCCGGCTCCGGAAATGGCCAGGAGGAGCTACAGCTTGGGACGCTAGTGCTCTGACCGGAAACGATCACCGGGTTCAGTCCTGGTCCGGGCGTCGCGGAGAACTCTCATGCGGTCGTGTCATGTGTCTGTGCGCATGCGCCACAGTGGAGATCGATAGCCTGTCGTCCGTCGTGCCCCGACCGGGTTGACGTTGCGGATGTTCCAGGTCAACGAGTCACCACGTCGCTTCTGTGAGCGGCACGGATTCATCGCCACTGAGCACACCGACGGTCACCGCAACGAGGAACGCGAGCCGGACATCCGGTACGTGTGGTGCCCTGGGAAGCAAGAGCTTTGAGGTGCTTCAAGCCATCTGGACGATTGGCCGTCTTCCCCAGCGCATGCCATTCTCGCTGCGGACGCGGACGGGAGCGCGTTCGCGTCGCCCTGGGGCTGAGCGGCCAGGCTGGATCACACCCTTGTCCGCACCCGAAGCAGTCTCTAACATCCGTCTCCGCGTCCCGTGCACCGCGTCCCGCGACGGAAGGCTGCCTCCGTGAGCGTATTCACTCTGCTGCCCTTCCTCCTGATAGGCGGCGCGGTGTTCTCAATCGCTGCGGTCTCCCGGAACAGACGTCGTACGGCCGAAGCACGCGCCCAGCGCGAGCGTTCCTACCAAGCCGCGCTGCCGCTCCCCACGATCGCTCTGGACCGCCAGAACGCGCTGGCACTCGAAGCCCTGGACGAGGTGTGCGCCCTGAGCGGCAGCGTCGCCGGGGTCTTCGTGGACATGGAGGGGTACTTCACCCGGCGCGGCTGGAACGCGGGCGACGTCTTCCTGATCACGGGCCGACTCGCCGCTCTGGACCTGGCCCACCAACTCGTGACCGCCAACCACCCCTACAACCCGTACCGGTACCGGGCAACACCAAACGGAGTGAGGGAGAACATGGCGAACGCCGGCCGCGGGGCCAACGCCTCGAACATCAACGTCAACCAGACCACCGAACAGGGCGACAACACCTTCAACGCGTCCTTCGGTGCGGGCAACGCCTCGATGTACCAGGACCGTCAGGGTGAGGTCCGGAACCTCCACCAGCGGTTGGCGAACCAGCTGCGCGAAGACGCCGCCCAGGCCACGCAGGCGGAAGCGGACGTCGCCGAGAGCTACGCGGGGAACCTGGAATCGGCCCTCGCCGCCCCCGACGCCGAAGCCCGCGATGTGGCCCTGGGTCGCATCCACCGGTTCCTCCTGACGGCAGGCAGCGCATTCCAGGCCAGCCAGCAGCTGCTCAGCCTCCTCGGCCTACCCGGCTCCTGAGAGACGGCAGCTGAGGAGCGCGAACTCTCCTGTGTCTGTGCTCGCATCCCACCGTGACCCGGCGCCAAGGTCATTTCATGACGCGCCTTGTGTGATCGGCAGCGTTTGCTAGTGCTCTGACCGCATTGGTTCGCCGGGTTCAGTCCGGTGGATGAGAGCCTACGCTGGCGACCGTGCCAGTCCAGCAGTCCAGTTGGTCGGATTCGCTCCAGAGGACCTCAAGCTGTCTGCGGGTGAGTTCTTCCGCTTTCTGGAGGAGGGCCGTCTGCGCGAGATCAGGCTCGGACGAGGACGGAGGACCAGCGAGCGCGCCGTCGGCAACGCCAGCTGGTCCGGTGAAGTAGACGGCGTACCGCCACTTGCCCGGCGTTCGGTACAGGACCAGGGTTGCCGGTGTCCCGAGGGTGCGCCAGTACGGCTGTCGCTTGCTTGGCATGCCGGCACGGTACTGCTCTTGGTCGGCCTCGCTGCTCGTGCGGCGTTGGGCAGAGGCCGACCGCCCCAGCGGAGGCCCTTCTCGCTACGGACACGGGTGCGCTCCTTGCGCTGGGCGGCGAGCACGTCGGGGTGACGGGCGTTCTTGTTACGCCAGCGCAGGTAGGCGTGCAGGGCCCGGGTCTGGACGGTGTGGTGTGGTGGTTGGAGTTGGCGACGGTGAACTGCCGCAGCGGTCGGCCGGTCCTTCTCCTCCGTCGAGGAGATGGACGCCGCCTTCATCACCTGGGTCCCACAGCGGCGGGCTCAGGCCCACAGGACCCACCAGCAGATCATCGGAGAGCGGGCGGCCCGCGACCACGCGGCTCTCAAGCCGCTTCCGGAGAATCCGTATCTGGTGGCCGAGCGGCATCTGCGGCCTGTCGGCAAGGACTGTCTGGTCGCCTTCGGCGGCAATCTCTACTCAGTACCTGCCCTCAGGGTCCGACCACGTCAGTTGGTGGAGATCCGGGCCACGAAGTCACAGGTCATGCTGCATTCCACCATCGCGGCCGCCAACGGCGAGACGTTGCTGGCCACCCATCCGCGGGCGATCGGCCGAGGGGCCCGTGTCGTCGACGAGAGCCACCGGGACGGTCTGCACAAGGAGTTCGCGGGTTTCGCTCGGGGCGGCCCCGTCCTGGCCCGGACGCTCGACGACGTCGAGGGCCCGGCTGACCAGTGCCAGGTCGACCCCTTCCTTGCGTGGTGCCTCCAAGGCGTCTTCGATCCGTTCAGCCACCCGCGCCTCGCCCGCGTCGTTGGCGATCAGGGCGATGGCCTGCTCGACCAGCACCGCGGCCTCATCGCTCTCCATCTCATCCGCCCAGGCGACCCCGGGAACTGTGAGGAAGAACAGAGTGGCGACCGTGCCGGTCAGCCCCGTACGCGGGGCAGGGGTGAGGCAACCTGTCGGCCTCCGTGTTCGTGCCCTCGGGCTGGATGGATCCTTGCGCATGACGATCGCCCTTCGTGGCGTCAGGGACAGCACCCCCGCTACGGCCGTCACCAGCAGAGTGTGGGACATGCGAGGGGGGCCTCGATCACGGACCCGCCGTGCGGCGGCCTGTTCACCCGGGCGCGTACGTCTCTGTTGACGGGCAGGACGCCGAACGACTCCGACCGCGGGGGAGCGCCGGTGTCGAAGCGCCGCGCGTTCCGCCTGCCCTCCTGTCAGCTCTTGCCCAGCATCGTCTTCATCTGGGCGATCTCCGCGGTCTGGGCCGTGATGATCTCGTCGGCGAGCGTCTTGGCGGGGCCGTAGGCACCTTCGGCCTTCTCGGTCTTCGCCATCTCGACCGCGCCCTCGTGGTGCTCGATCATCATCGTCAGGAACATGGTGTCGAAGGCCGTGCCGGAGCCTTTGTCCAGCTCGTCCATGCGTTGCTCGTCCATCATGCCGGGCATTCCGGAGCCGCCGTGGTCCATGCCGTCCATACCGTCCATGCCCGTGGGGACCTCCTCGCCCCACGCCTTCAACCAGCTCGTCATGGTGGCGATCTCCGGGCCCTGCGCGCCCTTGATCTTCTCGGCCAGGGCCTTCACCTCGGCGGATGAGGCGCGGGTCAGGGCCATCTCGGACATGAGGATGGCCTGGCGGTGGTGCGGGATCATGCCCTGCGCGAACGTGACGTCGGCCTGGTTGTGCTCGCCCACGGGGACGGTGGCCGGGGCGGAGGGGGTGGCGACCGTGGGAGTTTCGGTTGCGCTGGTCGTGGTGTTGCCGTCGTCGCCGCAGGCGGTCAGGACGAGCGCGGCCGCGGCCGCAGCCGCGGCCAGAGCGGCACGGCGGGTAGGGAATAGGTTCGTGTCCATGGTGCACAGCTCCCGGTTGGGTGGGGGATCGGGCTACGACGTGGGCTGTGAGCCCAGCGGCCCCGCACGCCACGGCGTTTTCCGGGATCCGCAGCAGATGGCGCGGGTGAGGCGGGGCCCTCCCGCAGGCGGGCGCGCCCTGCGCCGGAACTGAGGGCGTGCCAGCGGAGTCAGGTCACGGTGAGGCGGCCTGTCATGCGCGGGTGGACGGTGCAGAGGTAGGGGTAGCTGCCGGGCACGGATGGAGCGGCGAAGGTGGTCGTCGCTCCGCCTGCGATGGAGCCGGTGTCGAACGCCTGGTCCCCGGTCGCGGTCACCGTGTGCGGTGCCGAGTCACGGTTCGTGACGGTCACTTGCGTCCCGGGGCGGACCTGGAGATCCGTCGGGCTGAACGCGAAGTCCTTGATCACGATGCGCGCCGTGACGGGGCTCGCGCCGGTCGCCGCGGGTGAGTGGCGGGGGGAGGGAGGGGCGGTCCCACCCCCGTTCGAGCAGCCGGCCAGTGCGAGCAGGGTGAGCTCCTCCCGCAGCCCGGGCGATCTGACGGGACCAAGGACGGAAACGTGACATGTGGGGCGGCCCCTTC includes the following:
- a CDS encoding cupin domain-containing protein, with the protein product MSHERFIKLLPGERRPGRVALPPPFQVKARTEDTEGRLSLLEVTLVRDIPRHTHHRADEMIYVLEGELGVHFDGEDLTVPAGSFVLLPKGVPHALSRVTDIPPRVLQVSSPGGWECYLEDLTEAGPATGPDGSFTPAALNLIAAPHGIRYEE
- a CDS encoding MarR family winged helix-turn-helix transcriptional regulator produces the protein MDTSPMEVIALIRRVHLLHERALRPLHEAAPVTAPELDLLIPLRHASGPVIARRLAAHLGISRVAVSKSLARLEERGYIRRTPSAADRRSVEVVITEAGEQAIDTLFPRLLEREAELLAGLGEDREQVVAALTRLADVLQAADPDR
- a CDS encoding AAA family ATPase, producing MISSKAPRRLDEGQVIMDGRRSRLILLCGLPGAGKTTVARKVERELSAVRLCPDEWLVELGFDLFDGEARDRVERLLWQRAVGLLASGAVVILENGFWQRSERDEMRLRARALGAEVELRYLDVPMAELERRIALRNQEPGSVVLTAELLRECQSRFEAPTQAELDLFDPPLL
- a CDS encoding alpha/beta hydrolase, producing MRADSRTTFVCVHGGSSNAQAWGPLQNELALLGYRSHAVDLPGHGAFADTPAAYYRQPQDVTALAAAPSALRGVTLKDNVRHVVDTLRKLAAPGPIVLVGNSLGGLTISAVANAAPELLDRVVYLSALCLSDPAMLTEAWDVADDNLLDAAVARIAVPDVRDPGVVRLNWRAAHADPDVFAALKAAVMADSTDHQFRLLLDSLDPDETYAAMEPGALVQADAWGRVPHTYVRLSADRSLPLAVQDHMIRTADALTPHHPFDVHTLATSHVGYFSRPRIFAELLTSLS
- the corA gene encoding magnesium/cobalt transporter CorA; this encodes MIHRLRSAVRRTYRRAVDLSHPARSPLGSAVVNCVVYADGVRQEGVRSVEEAVRRVRRRGGGGFVWIGLHEPEEKEFAGLAELFGLHPLAVEDAVHAHQRPKLEQYGDVLFAVFKTVRYVEHDELTATSEVVDTGELMAFTGPDFVITIRHGGHGSLGPLREALETEPEQLAKGPSAVLHAIADHVVDDYLAVADAVQDDLDAIETAVFSEQGDRGDAGRIYQLKRELLELKRAVAPLGRPLQRLATEPVTIVAPEIRAYFRDVADHLARVAEQVASYDTLLDSILQAHLAQVTVAQNEDMRKITAWAAIIAVPTMVCGVYGMNFDHMPELRWTYGYPLVLGVMAVACFVIHRGFRRNGWL
- a CDS encoding VOC family protein, translating into MTVKPIPEGYPRVTPYLCVDGAAAAIDFYVSVFGASERMRMPASDGRIGHAELAFGNSVVMLADEYPEINFRSPKTVGGTPITLHVYVEDVDAVFAKALARGAKELSPVKNEFYGDRTGQLEDPFGHRWNLATHVADVPPEEREKRAKEALQSMESAPDGD
- a CDS encoding magnesium and cobalt transport protein CorA → MIVDCAHYRDGHRQHVGPMPLEEAAARCRQGGFVWLGMFEPGPEELARVRDCFGLHELAVEDAQAFHLRPKAEQYEDGTELIILRTARYDDEREEIDTGEISVFLAERFVITVRQGIASELTGARSRLEHRPELLRTGSASTLWAILDQVVDSYAPVVTELERDIEQIESTVFSGTVAPTERIYSLRREATDFYRAVHPLLTVLARRLPPGRSPTELLPYFRDVHDHLLLVNEEVAAQRDLLTTVLEANIAVISVEQNKINLRQSATMERLTIVATVFLPLSFVVGFFGQNFDWLVTHITSFTAFLTLSVCGLLLPCLALYVWLRRRRRHSAPKTQDASDGVPRLPAAPIE
- a CDS encoding multicopper oxidase domain-containing protein; the encoded protein is MAIWRVAAAPTPYPQPAVPASRPVPGSVSPVLEQTLDVRFTDISVPGLGPITTRTYNGAIPGPTLRVCGGQTLRLTHINGLPPHPPHTGGHNTPHHPNSFNLHTQGIHVSPSGDADNGLREFAPRTTDEATAGAPEQRYVTIVHVPVDHPAGTYWYHPHLHGGVAEQIVGGMAGMSIVEGDVDEVPEIKAAADLVVCINELKVKDGKIPAFTSGG
- a CDS encoding SMI1/KNR4 family protein, translating into MTQGFDLAASLARGVDGRSGAWSFIQGFAAHWADALQSGDGWTEADLAAAEERLGVQLPTAMREAYLLFGRRRDLTSNHDELLSPAELHVDDAKEALVFRHENQGAASWGILLERLRDDDPAVFIRLDLSDKIAERWEGWMERLSLCFMEIVLSESVQADGESCDFLDPDGASIELLQETCVQLPFPAYPIGEEEHATRWFLGQDVLLRSDGMAVLARGRTPEDLDRVRDLIPGDWLNDYR